A window from Streptomyces sp. NBC_00335 encodes these proteins:
- a CDS encoding MFS transporter translates to MSRSRFASVLPDLGPLRSSPDFRVLFYQGTVTYFGSFMAMIALPLQIKHMTDSPLAVGAMGAVELLPLVVFGLYGGALADAVDRRRMILLTEAGLGVLALVLLVNAALPSPMLWPLYVVAACVSALTGLQRPAMDSLMARIVPHDQLTAAAALNGLRYQFGAIAGPAAAGLVVAYAGHVSAYAITVAGFLVSVLLCLRLRPAPPARDAERPSLRGIAEGARYAWSRPVLLGTYAVDMAAMLFAFPNAIFPFLADELDAVWALGLMYAAGAVGSLALGLTSGWASRVRRHGLLVVCGAGVWGLAIAAAGWSANIWLVLLCLAVAGAGDMLSGLGRATIWNQTIPEELRGRLAGIEVLSYTVGPQLGQVRAGAMAGWTGTRSAFWSGGLACVASVAVLAALLPKLISYDADTDEDSLRQRAAKEAQPSGAPA, encoded by the coding sequence GTGAGCAGATCCCGTTTCGCCTCCGTACTGCCCGACCTCGGCCCGCTGCGGTCCAGCCCCGATTTCCGGGTGCTGTTCTACCAGGGCACGGTCACCTACTTCGGCTCGTTCATGGCGATGATCGCGCTGCCGCTGCAGATCAAGCACATGACGGACTCGCCGCTCGCGGTCGGTGCGATGGGCGCGGTGGAACTGCTCCCGCTGGTGGTCTTCGGTCTCTACGGGGGCGCCCTCGCCGACGCCGTGGACCGGCGGCGGATGATCCTGCTGACCGAGGCCGGACTCGGGGTGCTCGCCCTGGTCCTGCTGGTGAACGCGGCCCTGCCGAGTCCCATGCTGTGGCCGCTGTACGTGGTCGCGGCGTGCGTATCGGCACTGACCGGCCTGCAGCGGCCGGCCATGGACTCGCTGATGGCGCGGATCGTGCCGCACGACCAGCTCACCGCCGCCGCCGCGCTGAACGGGCTGCGCTACCAGTTCGGCGCCATCGCGGGTCCCGCGGCGGCCGGTCTGGTCGTGGCGTACGCCGGGCACGTTTCCGCGTACGCGATCACCGTCGCGGGGTTCCTCGTATCGGTGCTGCTGTGCCTGCGGCTGCGTCCGGCTCCGCCCGCGCGGGACGCCGAGCGGCCCTCGCTGCGGGGGATCGCCGAGGGGGCCCGGTACGCGTGGAGCCGGCCCGTGCTGCTCGGCACGTACGCCGTGGACATGGCGGCGATGCTCTTCGCCTTCCCGAACGCCATCTTCCCCTTCCTCGCCGACGAGCTCGACGCCGTGTGGGCGCTCGGTCTGATGTACGCGGCGGGCGCGGTCGGCTCGCTGGCGCTGGGCCTGACCAGCGGCTGGGCCTCGCGGGTACGCCGGCACGGGCTGCTGGTGGTGTGCGGGGCGGGGGTCTGGGGGCTGGCCATCGCGGCCGCCGGCTGGTCCGCGAACATCTGGCTCGTGCTGCTGTGCCTCGCCGTGGCCGGCGCGGGCGACATGCTCAGCGGGCTGGGGCGCGCCACCATCTGGAACCAGACGATCCCCGAGGAGCTGCGGGGCCGGCTGGCGGGCATCGAGGTGCTCTCCTACACCGTCGGCCCGCAGCTCGGCCAGGTCCGCGCGGGCGCGATGGCCGGCTGGACCGGCACCCGCTCGGCCTTCTGGAGCGGCGGGCTCGCCTGCGTGGCCTCGGTGGCGGTGCTGGCCGCCCTGCTGCCGAAGCTGATCTCCTACGACGCGGACACCGACGAGGACTCCCTGCGGCAGCGGGCCGCGAAGGAGGCGCAGCCGAGCGGAGCACCCGCCTGA
- a CDS encoding alkaline phosphatase family protein, with translation MPLRPPTTPGASASANAPATARARHRVRWSALIAGIGALGLLGAFTIANSQAAESGSASSSAAAALPAYDHVVVVVYENKQYGEIMGSANAPYINQLASGGASLTGMKALTHPSQPNYFNLFSGATQGITGDGCYTPQSMTAPNLGQELIAAGKTFATYNEDLPSEGSTACTNGQYAQKHNPWFAFKNVPLNTGKTWAQFPQNNFAALPNLSFVVPNQCNDMHSCSVGTGDTWTKNNIDAYAQWAKANNSLLVLTWDEDNYLGSNQIATVFYGANVKTGTYSTAFNHHHLLRTFEDLFGTATHAGNAANVQPISEVFASTTPTPTPTPTSTTTPTPTPTPTPTPTPTSAELKLTNPGPQSCKFNQNCTIQLTTTGGKAPVRYTATGLPWGLTLDTTTGRITGKPWATGTIQITITATDTTPTTATTTFPLTLTWF, from the coding sequence ATGCCACTCCGTCCCCCGACCACACCGGGCGCGAGCGCGAGCGCAAACGCGCCCGCGACCGCTCGCGCGAGACACCGGGTCCGCTGGTCCGCCCTGATCGCCGGCATCGGCGCCCTCGGCCTGCTGGGCGCCTTCACCATCGCCAACTCCCAAGCGGCCGAAAGTGGTTCCGCGTCGTCTTCGGCCGCGGCCGCACTGCCCGCGTACGACCACGTGGTCGTCGTCGTGTACGAGAACAAGCAGTACGGCGAGATCATGGGCAGCGCCAACGCCCCCTACATCAACCAGCTGGCGAGCGGCGGCGCGAGCCTGACCGGAATGAAGGCGCTGACCCACCCCAGCCAGCCGAACTACTTCAACCTCTTCTCCGGCGCCACCCAGGGCATCACCGGGGACGGCTGCTACACCCCGCAGTCGATGACGGCGCCCAACCTCGGCCAGGAACTGATCGCGGCCGGCAAGACCTTCGCGACGTACAACGAGGACCTGCCGAGCGAGGGTTCCACGGCCTGCACCAACGGCCAGTACGCCCAGAAGCACAACCCGTGGTTCGCCTTCAAGAACGTGCCGCTGAACACCGGCAAGACCTGGGCGCAGTTCCCGCAGAACAACTTCGCGGCGCTGCCGAACCTGTCGTTCGTCGTCCCCAACCAGTGCAACGACATGCACTCCTGCTCGGTCGGCACGGGTGACACCTGGACGAAGAACAACATCGACGCCTACGCGCAGTGGGCGAAGGCCAACAACAGCCTGCTGGTGCTGACCTGGGACGAGGACAACTACCTCGGCTCCAACCAGATCGCCACCGTCTTCTACGGGGCGAACGTCAAGACGGGCACGTACTCCACGGCCTTCAACCACCACCACCTGCTGCGCACCTTCGAGGACCTGTTCGGCACGGCCACGCACGCCGGGAACGCGGCCAACGTCCAGCCGATCAGCGAGGTGTTCGCCTCGACGACCCCGACCCCGACTCCGACGCCCACCTCGACCACGACCCCCACCCCGACACCCACACCCACCCCGACCCCGACCCCGACTTCAGCCGAGCTGAAGCTGACCAACCCCGGCCCGCAGAGCTGCAAGTTCAACCAGAACTGCACCATCCAGCTCACCACCACGGGCGGCAAAGCCCCCGTCCGCTACACCGCCACCGGACTCCCCTGGGGCCTGACCCTCGACACCACCACCGGCCGCATCACCGGCAAACCCTGGGCCACCGGAACCATCCAGATCACCATCACCGCCACCGACACCACCCCAACCACCGCCACCACCACCTTCCCCCTCACCCTCACCTGGTTCTGA
- a CDS encoding TetR/AcrR family transcriptional regulator, with protein sequence MPKSSDTPARSKRAGSQLTPDAIIEASLRIAARGSEDAFTVRRLGGELGADPTAIYRHFRDKDELLLSVADRMLREVLDSIPEGLDWKDRLRALAEGSLEVALRYPVVGSTMASRTTRRPNEFRVVELILGAVTEAGLEGAEAAVHYRMVGDSLLAYVGQRAAYLLFDADVRAADESSWHREYRLVDPTGFPHITRLGAQLAEVTEEQIFEARVEALINAIETRVEVLRGGKAL encoded by the coding sequence ATGCCGAAGTCATCCGACACACCCGCCCGGTCCAAGCGCGCGGGCAGCCAGCTCACACCCGACGCGATCATCGAAGCGAGCCTGCGCATCGCGGCTCGCGGCAGCGAGGACGCCTTCACCGTGCGACGTCTCGGCGGGGAACTCGGCGCCGACCCGACCGCGATCTACCGGCACTTCCGCGACAAGGACGAGCTGTTGCTGTCCGTCGCCGACCGCATGCTCCGCGAGGTGCTCGACAGCATCCCCGAAGGGCTCGACTGGAAGGACCGGCTGCGGGCACTCGCCGAGGGTTCCCTCGAAGTCGCGCTCAGGTACCCGGTGGTCGGCTCGACCATGGCCAGCCGGACCACCCGCAGGCCCAACGAGTTCCGTGTCGTGGAACTGATCCTCGGCGCGGTGACGGAGGCCGGCCTCGAAGGGGCGGAGGCGGCCGTCCACTACCGGATGGTCGGCGACTCCCTCCTGGCCTACGTCGGCCAGCGCGCCGCCTACCTGCTGTTCGACGCGGACGTCCGGGCCGCCGACGAGTCCTCCTGGCACCGCGAGTACCGCCTGGTCGACCCCACGGGCTTCCCCCACATCACCCGGCTCGGCGCCCAGCTGGCCGAGGTCACGGAAGAGCAGATCTTCGAGGCCCGGGTGGAAGCCCTGATCAACGCGATCGAGACCCGGGTCGAGGTGCTCCGGGGAGGAAAGGCCCTCTGA
- a CDS encoding prolyl oligopeptidase family serine peptidase → MSDEDPYLWLEDVTGEAALSWVRERNEEAVSALASDPGFKVLESEVREVLDDDGRIPYARRRGRHLYNFRQDADHVRGLWRRTTLEEYRKDRPDWEPVLDLDALAEAEGEKWAWAGSAVLAPDHRHALVMLSRDGADACVVREFDLVDREFVPGGFEVAEAKTRIGWIDRDLVWIGTDFGPGSMSASGYPLQVRRWRRGTPLAEAELVYEGRPTDLSASGWHDDTPGFERDFVHRQIDFWKQELLLLPGHGGGAGDGSGAGTPDPAGPEKIDVPDDASASVHREWLIVAPKSPWLGHVAGSLLAFDFEAFRTGDREAAVLFTPDEHTALAGWSWTRHHLILTTSADVSSRLEILTPGPGPDGWSRAPLAGVPPLSTASVTGTDPDVSDEFFLNVSGYLQPSTLYRGTAPAGADETLKQGPALFDTAGLAVRQYFASSADGTKVPYFVVGPEDRTGPGPTLLYGYGGFEVSMVPGYSAVTGRTWLARGGTYVVAGIRGGHEYGPQWHKAALGANRVRAYEDFAAVARDLIARDVTTPAQLGIEGGSNGGLLMGAMLTRDPALFGAVVAHVPLLDMLRFHKLLAGASWIAEYGDPDDPADRPHLEEISPYHQVRTEGPPYPPLLLLTSTRDDRVHPGHARKMAARLREAGHPVLFHEHLGGGHAGATDHGQTAYNEALVHTFLWERLTSRR, encoded by the coding sequence ATGAGCGATGAAGACCCCTACCTCTGGCTGGAAGACGTCACCGGCGAGGCCGCCCTGTCCTGGGTGCGCGAACGCAACGAAGAAGCGGTGTCCGCGCTGGCCTCGGACCCCGGGTTCAAGGTGCTGGAGTCGGAGGTCCGCGAGGTCCTCGACGACGACGGCAGGATCCCGTACGCGCGCCGGCGGGGACGGCACCTCTACAACTTCCGGCAGGACGCCGACCACGTCCGCGGTCTGTGGCGGCGCACCACCCTGGAGGAGTACCGCAAGGACCGGCCCGACTGGGAGCCGGTCCTGGACCTGGACGCGCTCGCCGAGGCCGAGGGGGAGAAGTGGGCCTGGGCGGGCAGCGCCGTCCTGGCCCCCGATCACCGCCACGCCCTGGTGATGCTGTCGCGGGACGGGGCGGACGCCTGCGTGGTGCGCGAGTTCGACCTGGTGGACCGGGAGTTCGTCCCGGGCGGCTTCGAGGTCGCCGAGGCCAAGACCCGGATCGGCTGGATCGACCGGGACCTGGTCTGGATCGGCACGGACTTCGGCCCCGGCTCGATGTCCGCGTCCGGCTACCCCCTCCAGGTCCGCCGGTGGCGCCGCGGCACCCCCCTCGCGGAGGCGGAACTGGTCTACGAGGGCCGGCCGACGGACCTGTCCGCCTCCGGCTGGCACGACGACACGCCCGGTTTCGAACGGGACTTCGTCCACCGGCAGATCGACTTCTGGAAGCAGGAGCTGCTCCTCCTCCCCGGGCACGGGGGAGGGGCTGGGGACGGATCCGGGGCCGGAACCCCGGATCCGGCCGGGCCCGAGAAGATCGACGTCCCGGACGACGCCAGTGCCTCCGTCCACCGCGAGTGGCTGATCGTCGCGCCCAAGTCGCCGTGGCTCGGCCACGTCGCGGGCAGCCTGCTCGCCTTCGACTTCGAGGCCTTCCGGACGGGGGACCGGGAAGCGGCGGTGCTCTTCACCCCCGACGAGCACACCGCCCTCGCGGGCTGGAGCTGGACCCGCCACCACCTGATCCTCACCACCAGCGCCGACGTCTCCTCCCGGCTGGAGATCCTGACCCCCGGGCCGGGCCCCGACGGCTGGAGCCGCGCCCCGCTGGCCGGCGTACCCCCGTTGTCCACGGCCTCCGTCACCGGCACCGACCCGGACGTGAGCGACGAGTTCTTCCTGAACGTCTCGGGCTACCTCCAGCCGTCCACCCTCTACCGGGGTACGGCGCCGGCCGGCGCCGACGAGACCCTGAAGCAGGGCCCGGCGCTCTTCGACACTGCCGGCCTGGCGGTCCGGCAGTACTTCGCGAGCTCCGCGGACGGCACGAAGGTGCCGTACTTCGTCGTCGGCCCCGAGGACCGCACGGGCCCCGGCCCCACCCTGCTCTACGGCTACGGAGGCTTCGAGGTCTCGATGGTCCCGGGCTACAGCGCCGTCACCGGCCGCACCTGGCTCGCGCGCGGCGGCACCTACGTGGTGGCGGGCATCCGGGGCGGCCACGAGTACGGGCCCCAGTGGCACAAGGCCGCGCTCGGAGCGAACCGGGTCCGGGCCTACGAGGACTTCGCCGCCGTGGCCCGGGACCTCATCGCCCGGGACGTCACCACCCCCGCCCAGCTCGGCATCGAAGGCGGCAGCAACGGCGGACTGCTCATGGGCGCGATGCTCACCCGCGACCCCGCACTGTTCGGCGCGGTCGTCGCCCACGTGCCGCTGCTGGACATGCTCCGCTTCCACAAGCTGCTCGCCGGAGCGAGCTGGATCGCCGAGTACGGGGACCCCGACGACCCGGCCGACCGGCCCCACCTGGAGGAGATCTCCCCGTACCACCAGGTCCGAACGGAGGGACCCCCGTACCCCCCGCTGCTCCTGCTGACCTCGACCCGCGACGACCGCGTCCACCCCGGGCACGCCCGCAAGATGGCCGCCCGGCTGCGGGAGGCGGGTCACCCCGTCCTCTTCCACGAGCACCTCGGCGGCGGCCATGCGGGCGCCACCGACCACGGGCAGACCGCCTACAACGAGGCGCTGGTCCACACCTTCCTGTGGGAGCGGCTGACCTCCCGGAGGTGA
- a CDS encoding MFS transporter, which produces MYLSTSRAADIAADPPAPKGPLRAVPGTVLALGMVSLVTDVSAEMVTAVLPLYLVAGLGMSPLAFGALDGLNQGATALLRLVGGRVSDRTQRRKLVAGTGYAISAVCKAALLAVTTPWSVAAVLAADRTGKGLRTAPRDALISLSCPPGEQGRAFGVHRALDTAGALLGPLAAFGVLWVAVDGYEAVFTVSCCLALLGVLVLVLFVRESPAPAPAAGTPAARTLLRIPGLRRLCLTAAVLGVFTVGDAFLYLLLQRRLDLPAAWFPLLAVGTAAVFLLAAVPVGRLADRLGRHRVFLGGHLLLLGACLLLLAPVPPGPALVCAVLGLLGLFYAATDGVLMAAAGPLLPPGLRTTGLAVLQTAQALARFAGSLLFGAAWTLWGPGPALAAAAGGLLLALTATALAPSAFAGRGHAAGEESPEA; this is translated from the coding sequence GTGTACCTGTCGACCAGCCGTGCGGCGGACATCGCCGCAGACCCTCCGGCTCCGAAGGGCCCGCTGCGGGCCGTCCCCGGCACGGTGCTCGCGCTCGGCATGGTCAGCCTGGTCACGGATGTCTCCGCGGAGATGGTCACCGCCGTCCTGCCGCTGTACCTGGTGGCCGGACTCGGGATGTCCCCGCTCGCCTTCGGCGCCCTGGACGGACTCAACCAGGGCGCCACCGCGCTGCTGCGCCTCGTGGGCGGACGGGTTTCCGACCGTACGCAGCGCCGCAAGCTCGTCGCCGGCACCGGCTACGCGATCTCCGCCGTCTGCAAGGCGGCCCTGCTCGCGGTCACCACCCCCTGGTCGGTGGCGGCGGTCCTGGCCGCCGACCGGACCGGCAAGGGGCTGCGCACCGCCCCGCGCGATGCGCTGATCTCACTGTCCTGCCCGCCGGGGGAGCAGGGCCGCGCCTTCGGCGTGCACCGCGCGCTGGACACGGCCGGGGCCCTGCTGGGACCGCTGGCCGCGTTCGGCGTGCTGTGGGTGGCGGTGGACGGGTACGAGGCCGTCTTCACCGTGAGCTGCTGCCTCGCCCTGCTGGGCGTCCTGGTGCTGGTCCTGTTCGTACGGGAGAGCCCCGCGCCCGCACCGGCGGCCGGCACGCCCGCGGCCCGCACCCTCCTGCGGATCCCCGGTCTGCGGCGGCTCTGTCTGACGGCCGCCGTGCTCGGCGTGTTCACCGTCGGGGACGCCTTCCTCTACCTGCTGCTCCAGCGGCGCCTGGACCTGCCGGCCGCCTGGTTCCCGCTGCTGGCGGTGGGCACCGCGGCCGTGTTCCTGCTGGCCGCGGTGCCCGTGGGACGGCTCGCCGACCGGCTGGGCCGCCACCGGGTCTTCCTCGGCGGCCACCTGCTGCTGCTCGGCGCCTGCCTGCTGCTCCTGGCCCCGGTACCGCCGGGTCCCGCGCTCGTGTGCGCGGTCCTCGGCCTGCTCGGCCTGTTCTACGCGGCCACCGACGGCGTCCTGATGGCCGCCGCCGGTCCGTTGCTGCCCCCCGGGCTGCGCACCACGGGGCTCGCGGTGCTCCAGACGGCGCAGGCCCTGGCGCGGTTCGCCGGCTCCCTGCTCTTCGGGGCCGCCTGGACCCTGTGGGGGCCGGGTCCGGCGCTGGCCGCGGCGGCCGGCGGACTGCTGCTGGCCCTGACCGCCACGGCCCTGGCCCCGTCCGCCTTCGCGGGCCGGGGCCACGCCGCGGGGGAGGAGTCCCCCGAGGCGTGA
- a CDS encoding helix-turn-helix domain-containing protein, with protein MARWKELPAGLDSREGRLVAELRRLKDRSGLSLAALAAKTGYSRSSWERYLNGKQPVPRAAVEELARLCGADETRLVVLHEVAVQARRLAPAAPVEVAAEATGGTTNAPAGGVTPGPEPVAVPAPRIVRLRTFLAGIAAAVVVAFGAGLLTGGAWADEAPRGEDAGTSGYRRGVAYECGTERKDGERRAGHSTSRQILLDTNSTGFDVVEVQCLLRQHGFDPKTTDGLYGQDTKEAAIRFQAARGLVTDGIVGPKTWAELRK; from the coding sequence GTGGCGCGTTGGAAGGAACTGCCCGCCGGGCTCGACAGCCGGGAGGGCCGGCTCGTCGCCGAGTTGCGGCGACTGAAGGACCGCAGCGGGCTGAGTCTGGCCGCCCTCGCGGCGAAGACCGGCTACAGCCGCTCCTCGTGGGAGCGGTACCTCAACGGGAAGCAGCCCGTGCCCCGCGCGGCCGTGGAGGAACTGGCCCGGCTCTGCGGGGCGGACGAGACGCGTCTGGTGGTCCTGCACGAGGTCGCCGTACAAGCGCGCCGGCTGGCTCCGGCCGCACCGGTCGAGGTAGCCGCCGAGGCGACGGGCGGTACGACGAACGCCCCGGCGGGCGGTGTGACGCCGGGGCCGGAGCCCGTAGCCGTACCGGCCCCGCGCATCGTCCGGCTGCGCACCTTCCTCGCCGGGATCGCGGCAGCCGTGGTCGTGGCCTTCGGCGCGGGACTGCTGACCGGCGGCGCATGGGCCGACGAGGCGCCGCGCGGTGAGGACGCCGGTACGTCCGGCTACCGCCGCGGAGTGGCGTACGAGTGCGGCACCGAACGCAAGGACGGCGAGCGGCGGGCCGGGCACAGCACCAGCCGCCAGATCCTGCTCGACACCAACAGCACGGGCTTCGACGTCGTCGAGGTCCAGTGCCTGCTGCGCCAGCACGGCTTCGACCCGAAGACCACCGACGGACTGTACGGCCAGGACACCAAGGAGGCCGCGATCCGGTTCCAGGCCGCGCGCGGCCTGGTCACGGACGGCATCGTCGGGCCGAAGACCTGGGCGGAGCTGCGCAAGTGA
- a CDS encoding peptidoglycan-binding domain-containing protein encodes MNLRKPIIVTLAATVLGSGLAVGGTANAAGPASATLSGQSAAAACNYYTSGTTLTKTGQTGDAAVKRIKQVQCLINYNTSYPTWLEEDGKFGQATYNAVKAVQQKAGIQVDGEVGPNTWSKLRAGVWW; translated from the coding sequence ATGAACCTTCGCAAGCCGATCATCGTGACCTTGGCCGCGACCGTCCTCGGCAGCGGACTCGCCGTCGGTGGCACCGCCAACGCCGCCGGTCCGGCGTCCGCGACGCTCTCGGGGCAGAGCGCCGCCGCCGCCTGCAACTACTACACGTCCGGCACCACGCTCACCAAGACGGGGCAGACCGGCGACGCGGCGGTCAAGCGCATCAAGCAGGTGCAGTGCCTGATCAACTACAACACGAGCTACCCGACCTGGCTGGAGGAGGACGGCAAGTTCGGTCAGGCCACCTACAACGCCGTGAAGGCGGTCCAGCAGAAGGCCGGGATCCAGGTCGACGGCGAGGTCGGCCCCAACACCTGGAGCAAGCTGCGCGCCGGCGTCTGGTGGTAG
- a CDS encoding helix-turn-helix domain-containing protein yields the protein MTLPAECGHLAAELSRLRLRTGLSLVDLGRRTPYSKSSWERYLNGKQQPPRQAVEVLCAVARQHPGRLLALWELADTVWSGRAVPASPRAVLVPASALGAAGSASAPRAAGSAPAPAGPAFTGPTFTGPAPAPEGASVPGGRRRLVLTGSVLGGVLLVLTAGLLLSRGSGPRPADDTGSAELMIRNPGCAGAGCAGKDPVRMGCGGAGMVTDLRTDTGPGGRQLELRYGALCEAVWVRASGLRPGDRVELLVPGVAEPQEVRAGDLDVGKYVATPMAPVLRGTAGIRSCVTPERPAEARSASAEPAAEARVCFG from the coding sequence GTGACCCTGCCCGCGGAGTGCGGGCACCTCGCCGCCGAACTCAGCCGGCTGCGCCTGCGGACGGGGCTGAGCCTCGTGGACCTCGGCCGGCGCACGCCGTACAGCAAGTCCTCCTGGGAGCGCTACCTCAACGGCAAGCAGCAGCCGCCCCGGCAGGCGGTCGAGGTGCTGTGCGCCGTGGCCCGCCAGCACCCGGGCAGGCTGCTGGCACTCTGGGAGCTGGCGGACACCGTCTGGAGCGGCCGGGCCGTCCCCGCGTCCCCGCGGGCCGTCCTCGTGCCCGCCTCCGCACTCGGTGCCGCCGGATCCGCCTCCGCCCCCCGTGCTGCCGGATCCGCCCCCGCCCCTGCCGGACCCGCCTTCACCGGGCCCACCTTCACCGGGCCCGCCCCCGCCCCCGAGGGTGCTTCCGTGCCGGGAGGGCGTCGGCGGCTGGTCCTGACGGGCTCCGTCCTGGGCGGCGTCCTCCTCGTACTGACCGCGGGTCTGCTGCTGTCCCGGGGATCCGGACCGCGGCCCGCCGACGACACCGGGTCGGCGGAGTTGATGATCCGCAACCCCGGCTGCGCGGGGGCGGGCTGCGCCGGCAAGGACCCGGTCCGCATGGGATGCGGGGGCGCGGGCATGGTCACCGATCTGCGTACCGACACGGGACCCGGAGGTCGTCAACTGGAGCTGCGGTACGGGGCGTTGTGCGAGGCCGTGTGGGTGCGGGCGTCGGGCCTGCGGCCCGGGGACCGCGTCGAGTTGCTCGTGCCGGGTGTCGCCGAGCCCCAGGAGGTGCGGGCGGGCGACCTGGACGTCGGCAAGTACGTGGCGACGCCGATGGCCCCGGTGCTCCGGGGGACCGCCGGCATCCGCTCGTGCGTGACGCCGGAGCGGCCGGCCGAAGCCCGGTCCGCTTCGGCCGAGCCGGCCGCCGAAGCCCGCGTCTGCTTCGGCTGA
- a CDS encoding amidohydrolase, producing MGNTRQRADIVFVGGRVFTGTSPTPIDAAVAVGGGRIIAVADAATVRSLADADTEVVDLAGGLLVPGFQDAHVHPAVAGVQMLGCDLSEERTIDGYLAVVAEFAAAHPDAAWIRGGGWSMDVFPGGTPTRAMLDAVVPDRPVLLTNRDGHGAWVNTRAFEIAGVDRTTPDPADGRIEREEDGSPAGTLQEGAVELVAHHVPLATPDEALAGLLAAQEHLFSLGVTSWQDAMIGAFPGNPDNYGVYLRAAREGSLRARVVGALWWDRERGLEQIPDLEERRRTGQVGRFNATSVKMMQDGIAENFTAGMLEPYLDGCGCATNNSGLSFIDPKVLTAAVSLLDRAGFQIHFHALGDRAVREVLDALAEAREANGTNDNRHHLAHLQLVHPDDIARFASLDAAANIQALWAAHEPQMDELTIPFLGPERARLQYPFGDLQRAGARLVAGSDWSVSSPNPLWGIHVAVNRSVPDEAPGATGTFEPAPPFFPEQALTLSQALTAYTAGSAWVNHLDEVTGTVEEGKYADLVVLDRDPFAHPPMEIADTRVLRTYIDGELVFAATD from the coding sequence ATGGGCAACACCAGGCAGCGTGCCGACATCGTCTTCGTAGGGGGACGCGTCTTCACCGGCACCTCACCCACCCCGATCGACGCCGCCGTCGCCGTCGGAGGCGGCCGGATCATCGCCGTGGCCGACGCGGCCACCGTCCGCTCGCTCGCGGACGCCGACACCGAGGTCGTCGACCTCGCGGGAGGACTGCTCGTCCCCGGATTCCAGGACGCCCACGTGCACCCCGCGGTGGCCGGAGTCCAGATGCTCGGCTGCGACCTCAGCGAGGAGCGCACCATCGACGGCTACCTCGCGGTGGTCGCGGAGTTCGCCGCGGCCCACCCCGACGCGGCCTGGATCCGCGGCGGCGGCTGGTCGATGGACGTCTTCCCCGGGGGCACGCCGACCCGCGCCATGCTCGACGCGGTGGTCCCCGACCGGCCCGTCCTGCTCACCAACCGGGACGGCCACGGGGCCTGGGTCAACACCCGGGCGTTCGAGATCGCCGGCGTCGACCGCACCACCCCCGACCCGGCCGACGGCCGGATCGAGCGGGAGGAGGACGGAAGCCCGGCCGGCACCCTCCAGGAGGGCGCCGTGGAGCTGGTGGCACACCACGTGCCCCTCGCGACCCCGGACGAGGCGCTCGCCGGCCTGCTCGCCGCACAGGAGCACCTCTTCTCCCTCGGCGTCACCAGCTGGCAGGACGCCATGATCGGCGCCTTCCCCGGCAACCCCGACAACTACGGCGTCTACCTGCGCGCCGCCCGCGAGGGCTCCCTGCGCGCCCGCGTCGTCGGCGCCCTGTGGTGGGACCGCGAACGCGGCCTGGAACAGATACCCGACCTGGAGGAGCGCCGCCGCACCGGACAGGTCGGCCGCTTCAACGCCACCAGCGTGAAGATGATGCAGGACGGCATCGCCGAGAACTTCACCGCCGGCATGCTGGAGCCCTACCTCGACGGCTGCGGCTGCGCCACCAACAACTCCGGGCTCAGCTTCATCGATCCGAAGGTGCTCACCGCGGCCGTGTCCCTGCTCGACCGCGCGGGCTTCCAGATCCACTTCCACGCCCTCGGCGACCGGGCCGTGCGCGAGGTGCTCGACGCCCTCGCCGAGGCCCGCGAGGCCAACGGGACCAACGACAACCGCCACCACCTCGCCCACCTCCAGCTCGTCCACCCGGACGACATCGCCCGCTTCGCGAGCCTGGACGCGGCCGCCAACATCCAGGCGCTGTGGGCCGCCCACGAACCGCAGATGGACGAGCTGACGATCCCCTTCCTCGGACCGGAACGGGCCCGCCTCCAGTACCCGTTCGGCGACCTCCAGCGCGCCGGAGCCCGCCTGGTCGCCGGCAGCGACTGGTCGGTCAGCAGCCCCAACCCGCTCTGGGGCATCCACGTCGCGGTCAACCGCTCCGTACCCGACGAGGCCCCGGGCGCGACCGGGACCTTCGAACCGGCGCCGCCGTTCTTCCCCGAGCAGGCCCTGACCCTCTCCCAGGCGCTCACCGCCTACACCGCCGGCAGCGCATGGGTGAACCACCTCGACGAGGTCACCGGCACCGTCGAGGAGGGCAAGTACGCGGACCTCGTCGTCCTCGACCGGGACCCCTTCGCGCACCCCCCGATGGAGATCGCCGACACCCGCGTGCTGCGCACGTACATCGACGGCGAACTGGTCTTCGCCGCGACCGACTGA